The Pelodiscus sinensis isolate JC-2024 chromosome 5, ASM4963464v1, whole genome shotgun sequence genome includes a region encoding these proteins:
- the LOC102454554 gene encoding radial spoke head protein 6 homolog A — MADPSEDPSPEAQAPSSEQLDPSPPSGQGPDQGTPPAQGPDQPTEPGQGTPPAMGPYQPSQPGQGTPPAMGPYQPSQPGQGTPPAMGPYQPTEPGQGTPPDMGPYQPSQPGQGTPPAMGPYQPSQPGQGTPPAMGPYQPSQPGQGTPPAMGPYQPSQPGQGTPPPMGPYQPSQPGQGTPSAMGPYQPSQPGQGTPPAMGPYQPSQPGQGTPSAMGPYQPRQALYQPSQTGQFPYESYEPGQTPYQPHQPGQITTPGQVPYQLHQPGQSAYEAHQMGQELRQSIYQPHAPGQTPYQAQEPRGSLYRQQEPMLGPYEPFAPEHGPYQPHEPGYGLYQPGYSPCENEISDPGPRALAIQNAKAYLMKSSTKSGLNLYDHLARMLTKILDERPINAVDIIENISKDVKWAQFQKKMDTLRDEHEMLPTFELAEKYKALFLKGTGEGGDQEPEEEITDTPLPNVMETAFYFEQAGVGLSMDENYHILLALKQLVSTQPIQTCRFWGKILGLETNYIVAEVEYREGEEEEETEEEEVIEEGGKEGSEGEEEDEEKEDDEPPKSTYKPPLAVPKEENRTGTNKFIYFVCNEPGKPWVKLPPVTPAQIVAARKIKKFFTGRLDAPIVSYPPFPGNEANYLRAQIARISAGTQISPLGFYQFGEEEGDEEEEGGAGRDTYEENPDFEVISVTELADSLSNWVHHVQNILIQGCCAWVNPSQKSEEEEEEGEEEEKTEEPDEPQPEVGPPLLTPLSEDAEIQNIPPWTSQLSTNLVPQYAIAVLQSNLWPGAYSFAIGKKFDNIYLGWGHKYSVDNYSPSLPPSVQAEYPSGPEITEMSDPTVEEEQALKAAQEEALAAAEEIDELEEEEDEDEDD; from the exons ATGGCGGATCCCTCCGAAGACCCCTCGCCTGAGGCTCAGGCGCCGAGCTCGGAACAACTAGACCCGAGCCCCCCATCCGGCCAGGGCCCCGACCAGGGAACCCCCCCTGCTCAGGGCCCAGACCAGCCCACCGAGCCCGGCCAGGGAACCCCCCCTGCTATGGGGCCCTATCAGCCCAGCCAGCCCGGCCAGGGAACCCCCCCTGCTATGGGGCCCTATCAGCCCAGCCAGCCCGGCCAGGGAACCCCCCCTGCTATGGGGCCCTATCAGCCCACCGAGCCCGGCCAGGGAACCCCCCCTGATATGGGGCCCTACCAGCCCAGCCAGCCCGGCCAGGGAACCCCCCCTGCTATGGGGCCCTACCAGCCCAGCCAGCCCGGCCAGGGAACCCCCCCTGCTATGGGGCCCTATCAGCCCAGCCAGCCCGGCCAGGGAACCCCCCCTGCTATGGGGCCCTATcagcccagccagcctggccagggaacccccccTCCTATGGGGCCCTACCAGCCCAGCCAGCCcggccagggaaccccctctgCTATGGGGCCCTATCAGCCCAGCCAGCCCGGCCAGGGAACCCCCCCTGCTATGGGGCCCTATCAGCCCAGCCAGCCcggccagggaaccccctctgCTATGGGGCCCTACCAGCCCAGACAGGCCCTCTACCAACCCTCTCAAACAGGCCAATTTCCATATGAATCATATGAACCTGGACAAACTCCTTATCAACCTCACCAGCCAGGCCAGATTACCACACCAGGTCAAGTTCCCTATCAGCTTCACCAACCAGGACAATCTGCCTATGAAGCTCATCAAATGGGACAAGAGCTCAGACAAAGCATCTATCAGCCACATGCACCAGGACAAACTCCCTATCAGGCACAGGAACCAAGAGGAAGCCTTTATCGGCAACAAGAACCTATGCTTGGTCCCTATGAGCCTTTTGCACCTGAACATGGCCCTTACCAACCACATGAACCAGGCTATGGCCTGTATCAGCCAGGATACAGCCCATGTGAGAATGAAATATCTGATCCTGGACCTAGAGCATTGGCAATCCAGAATGCAAAGGCCTATCTAATGAAGAGCAGCACGAAGTCTGGCCTGAACTT ATATGATCATCTTGCTCGCATGCTGACCAAGATCTTGGATGAACGCCCTATAAATGCAGTAGACATAATTGAGAATATTAGTAAGGATGTGAAATGGGCTCAGTTCCAGAAAAAAATGGACACGCTCCGTGATGAGCATGAAATGCTTCCAACATTTGAACTGGCAGAGAAATATAAGGCTCTGTTCCTCAaggggacaggagagggaggagatcaAGAGCCAGAAGAAGAAATA ACAGATACTCCTCTACCCAATGTGATGGAGACAGCCTTCTATTTTGAACAGGCTGGAGTTGGCTTGAGCATGGATGAAAACTACCACATATTACTTGCCCTCAAGCAGCTCGTCAGCACGCAGCCAATCCAGACATGCCGCTTCTGGGGCAAGATCTTGGGCCTGGAGACGAATTATATTGTGGCTGAAGTGGAGTACCgtgaaggggaagaggaggaggagacagaagaggaagaagtgattgaagagggggggaaagaagggagtgAGGGCGAAGAAGAAGATGAGGAAAAAGAAGATGATGAGCCACCAAAGTCCACCTATAAGCCCCCACTGGCGGTCCCAAAAGAAGAAAACCGGACTGGAACCAATAAGTTTATCTATTTTGTCTGTAATGAGCCAGGTAAACCCTGGGTGAAGTTACCTCCAGTGACACCAGCACAAATTGTGGCTGCTAGGAAAATCAAAAAGTTCTTCACTGGAAGGCTGGATGCTCCTATTGTGAGCTACCCACCTTTCCCAGGGAATGAGGCTAATTACCTACGTGCACAAATCGCTCGGATCTCAGCAGGGACCCAGATCAGCCCTCTGGGGTTCTACCAGTttggagaggaggaaggagatgaagaggaagaggggggagcaggaagagatACATATGAAGAAAATCCTGACTTTGAGGTCATTAGTGTAACAGAACTTGCAGATTCCCTTTCTAACTGGGTGCACCATGTACAGAATATTCTAATACAG GGCTGCTGTGCCTGGGTTAACCCGTCTCAAAAgtcagaggaggaagaagaagaaggcgaggaagaggaaaaaacagaaGAGCCAGATGAGCCACAGCCAGAAGTGGGCCCCCCTCTTCTGACTCCACTCTCTGAAGATGCAG AAATTCAAAATATCCCTCCATGGACATCTCAGTTATCCACAAATCTGGTTCCTCAATACGCCATTGCAGTTCTTCAGTCCAACTTGTGGCCTGGAGCATACTCTTTTGCTATCGGCAA GAAATTTGATAACATTTATCTGGGCTGGGGTCACAAATACAGTGTGGATAACTATTCGCCTTCACTACCCCCATCGGTGCAAGCAGAGTACCCTAGTGGGCCAGAAATCACTGAAATGAGTGACCCTACTGTGGAAGAGGAGCAGGCACTCAAAGCTGCACAGGAAGAAGCTTTGGCTGCAGCTGAGGAAATAGATGAGTtggaggaagaagaggatgaAGATGAGGATGATTAA